A window from Corvus cornix cornix isolate S_Up_H32 chromosome 8, ASM73873v5, whole genome shotgun sequence encodes these proteins:
- the DBT gene encoding lipoamide acyltransferase component of branched-chain alpha-keto acid dehydrogenase complex, mitochondrial isoform X2 — protein sequence MSHEEHTHQEIKGHKTLATPAVRRLAMENNIKLSEVVGTGKDNRILKEDILNYLAKQTGAILPPSPKAEIVPPLRKTETVPAAPKDKARKIPLPVSRPIAFSGKDKTEPVTGFQKAMVKTMSAALKIPHFGYCDEIDLTQLVQLREELKPLAELRGVKLSFMPFFIKAASLGLLQYPILNASLDENCQNVTYKASHNIGVAMDTEQGLIVPNVKNVQVCSVFDIAVELNRLQSLGSAGQLGTSDLTGGTFTLSNIGTIGGTYAKPVILPPEVAIGALGKIQVLPRFNGKGEVFKAQIMNVSWSADHRIIDGATMARFSNLWKSYLENPASMLLDLK from the exons ATGTCTCATGAAGAGCACACTCACCAAGAAATAAAAGGTCACAAAACATTAGCAACCCCTGCAGTTCGTCGCCTGGCCATGGAGAACAAT ATTAAATTGAGTGAAGTTGTTGGGACAGGGAAAGATAACAGAATCCTTAAAGAAGATATACTCAACTACTTGGCCAAACAAACAGGAGCTATTCTGCCTCCATCACCGAAGGCTGAAATTGTCCCACCTCTGCGAAAAACAGAGACTGTGCCAGCTGCTCCAAAGGACAAAGCACGGAAAATCCCTCTACCTGTTTCCAGACCCATtgcattttcaggaaaagataaAACTGAACCTGTAACAG gttttcagAAGGCCATGGTAAAGACTATGAGTGCAGCCCTGAAGATTCCCCACTTTGGTTATTGTGATGAGATTGATTTGACTCAACTTGTTCAGCTGCGAGAAGAGTTGAAACCTCTAGCTGAACTCCGTGGAGTTAAGCTTTCCTTTATGCCTTTCTTCATAAAG GCAGCCTCTCTGGGATTGTTGCAGTATCCCATTCTTAACGCTTCTTTGGATGAGAACTGTCAAAATGTCACATATAAG GCTTCACACAACATTGGAGTTGCAATGGACACAGAGCAAGGTTTAATTGTCCCAAACGTGAAAAATGTACAAGTCTGCAGTGTGTTTGACATTGCTGTGGAATTGAATCGCCTACAGTCCTTGGGCTCTGCAGGCCAACTGGGAACAAGTGACCTCACTGGGGGAACATTCACCCTTTCAAATATTGGCACA atTGGTGGCACTTATGCCAAACCAGTGATACTACCTCCTGAAGTAGCTATTGGAGCACTGGGAAAGATACAG GTTCTTCCTCGGTTTAATGGGAAAGGTGAAGTATTTAAAGCACAAATAATGAATGTGAGTTGGTCAGCTGATCATCGCATCATTGACGGAGCTACAATGGCCCGGTTTTCTAACTTGTGGAAATCTTACTTGGAGAACCCTGCTTCGATGCTGCTGGACcttaaataa